The Sulfurospirillum diekertiae genomic sequence CATCGCAAAGTGTTTGGTAACATTTGTCTTGCCACTTTTATCGACGGCAACTTCGGTGATGTGACCGTAATCATAAGGATTCGCCTCTTTTTTGCCTTCAAAATAGAGCTCGCTCATCGCTTTTAAGCCTTTTTGCGCTTTTGTGTACTCTTTGCCACTGGCAGCGGTGAAGAAAAGATCATAATCTTCTTCGGTTCCTAGGTGCGTATTCCAAGGAGTTTGTGACCCCGCACAGGGAATCCAGATGCCGCCTACTTTGGAGAAATCGATGGGGTATTGATCAACAGCTTTGAGCTTGCCATTTTTGGCATCTTGCTTGATGGATGTCAGTGTCATACTCATGGGTGCGCGCTCATGCCAAACATCGGTTTTCTCAGCCGAAGAGCCATCGCTTAAAATCCAGTCGTACTCATAGTGGGTGACAAGATAGAGAGAGCCATCTACCTTTAAAAGAGAGTTGCTATCAGGTGTTTCGGCAATGAGCGGTTTGCCAAAAGGATCAAGCAAAGGTTTCATTGAAGCGGTGTAGAGCTGTCCTGCAGGATTTTTATTGGTTCCAACTTTGTCTTTGACCCCAAAAAGTGTTTGGTACGAGAGATTACGCTCAATCGTTCCACCGCTGGTGGTGTGAATAATGACTTTGGCTTCTGAGTAAGCTTTTGCCATCTGTTCAGGGGTTTTGGGTGCGTCCATACCTATAAATTCAACCGAGCCTGCTGCACATAAGCTTGAAGCAACGAAAGAGAGTGATACACAGAGTGTTGTAAGCGATTTCACGAAAGCCTCCAGATAAATTTTTGATAGCATAATCGTAATCAAGAAGAGTTACAAAGATGTTACAATCTTAAAAATAAGCGCTAATTTATACAGCTATGTAGGAGTTGAAGTAAGCTGATTTAGAATAGAATGCAATAAATTTATAAGGAGGAAAAATGAAAACATTTGTAGCACTTTTTTATGCTTTTTATGTGTGCGACCCTCTCGTTTGCCAAAGAGGGTTTCGTCACGTATGTTGTTGATGGAAAAACGTATGAGGGATACTATACTACACCTTCGGATGAAGCGCCGTTGGTCTTTATTATACACGATTGGGATGGACTCAATGAGTACGAAATGACACGCGCAAAGATGCTTAATGCTCTTGGGTATGGTGCTTTTGCCATAGACCTTTTTGGACAGGGTGTTAAACCTGTTACCCTTGAAGAAAAAAAAGCTTTAACCAATGCACTGTATAACGATCGAGCAAAAATGCGTAAACTCCTTGATGCAGGGTATCAAGCGGCTAAAAAAGAAGGTGCAAACGTTTCAAATGCCATAGGCATTGGTTACTGTTTTGGGGGTGCAGCACTTTTAGAAATGGCACGTATGGGAACACCTCTGAAAGGTTTTGCTGTTTTTCATGGTGGATTAGCAACACCAACAGGTGAAGATTATACGAAAACAAAAGGGTTTATTTTGGTTCTACACGGCTCAGCCGATGAGAGTGTCAGCCTCGATGAATTTACAGGACTGGCGAAAGAGCTTGAAAAAACAAAACTCAAACATGAGATGATCACGTACAGTGGTGCGCCGCATGCCTTTACTGTGTTTGGAACGGATAGATACAGAGAAGATGCTGATAAAAAATCATGGCGAAGATTGGTTGAGTTTTTAGGAGAGATGCTTTCAAAATAGAGGTATATTTTTTGCTTGTATCTTTACATGTAAAAGGAGTTAGCCATGGACAGCAGACTATTTCAAATTGACCCGTATGCAGGTATTAGTTATGGGCTTTACAATTCAGTTAAAGGTGATAAAGGAAGCTTTGAGGATTTTTTGTTGCACTACGATTCTACAGGCGCTAACAATGAAGATAGTTCGTGGTTAACCAAACTTGTCAAAGAAGATAATAATAAAGCACTTAGCTCTCCCGCAGTATGGGAAGCCATGAATACCCTTGGTGTAAATGGACTTGATCTTATGGGTTCCGTAAGTTCATCTGATTTTTTTGATACACAAGCAAGTGGTCTTAAACTTCAACTTATGCAAGCATTTAGCAAACGAGAAGACTATGCGCAAATGAAGCCTTTACTTGAACAGCTGATGAGTTAACGGCACACATAGGTAACAATATCTGACTCAATGGTACCAATCGCAGGTTGATACCATTCTGTGAGATTATTGGCTGGGATATTCCGAGCAGACTTTGCGTTATAACCAATTTGTCTGAAGTATCGTGAAGGGCAATTGATTTCTGCTTTAATATATAAAATCGTGTCAAAGCTTTGACGTCTTAAGACAACATAATTCACCGTTGCTTGTTTGCCTATTTCCAGTAGATAGTATTTGTAGATGTCTTTATAGGCCGTCCGTGGAATTTCGATATCTTGAGATTTTTGCGCACCATAGGTACTAAGAGCCATAATAAGGCTCAAAAATATTCGTATCATCGTCTGTTCCTTCGTTGTAAATCTTTCAATTCATTGTATCAAAAGCAGCCTCAATCTGACATGAGTAACAACTTTTTAGATAGGAAAAATACAAAGCAATTTCATCATTTTGTCATCTTTTTGTCATCTTTTGGGTACAATAACTCTATAGCACTAACACGAGTTTTTAAAAAAGGGCTTTGTATGGGAAATAGTGTGAACAACGACCAAGAACAACAAGATAAGATCAAATTTCTTACACAAGAACTCCTCCGAGTGCAAAAAAATCTTGTTGAGCAGTTTTACACAGACTCACTAACACGCCTTCCCAACCTCTATCAGCTACGACATGACCTTGAAGAAGGGAGTGACTTTACGCTTATTATTGCAAACATTGACAACTTTAAATTACTGAATGATTTTTATGGCTTTGTTGTGGGCGATTTTATTTTAGAGTCCTTCGCAAAGAGCTTGAAAACAGAACTGAATGAAGTGCCTGTATACCGCATCGCTGGTGATGAGTTTGCCATATTAGTGGGTAAAAGGATGAGCTTTTATCTGCTTAAAAACTACCTGACCCATCTTTCTAAACAACTTACCCATCTGAAATATGCTTATGCACAAACCGAAATTTATGTAGACTGCACACTCTCTTCCAGTGCAAGTTTTACAAGCGATGACATTTTTTCTAAAGTCAATATGGCACTTAAATATGCCAAAAAAGAGCAGCTAAAATTTTGGATATACGAAGACACAATGAATTTTTCACAAGAGTATGAGAGCAATCTCAAATATGCGACTAAAGTGCGTAAAGCTATTGTAGATTTTTCAGGAATTGTGCCTTATTTTCAACCTATTATTGACAACAAGACCAATGAAATTATTAAGTTTGAAGCACTTTCACGTCTGGTGGATGAAGACGGTGCAATTCATTCACCGCACAACTTTATTCCTGTTGCAAAGATGATTAAAGTGTATGACAAAATTACGATGGCTATCATCGACAAAAGCTTTCAGGTTTTTGAATCCCATGCATATGATTTTAGCATTAACCTTTCGTTCGAAGACATCATTAACCAAGATATTTACGATTTTATTATCTGCAAATTACGTGATTCGAACATGGGACATAGAGTCACATTTGAGCTTTTAGAGTCTGAGAAGGTGAACGACTTTAACAAAGTGATCCATTTTTTCAATGAGATTAAACGCTATGGTGCCAAAGTGGCGATTGACGATTTTGGAAGCGGCTTTTCCAACTTTTCTTACATCACAAAACTCAGTCCCGATTTTATTAAAATAGATGGCAGTCTCATTAAAGACATCGACCAAGATAAAAACGCTCAAATAATTGTAGAGACAATCGTGGACTTTTCCAAAAAACTGGGCATTAAAACCGTTGCGGAGTTTGTTCATTCTAGCACGGTTCTCTCTACCGTCAAACAGTTGGGCATCGACTATTCTCAGGGCTATTTTATCGATATGCCTTCCCCTCATATTCTCAAATAAATCTTTACATGTAAAGTTTACGCGACCTCAGTATCCCATAAAATACTCACACCGTATTCAGGATCGGGAATGACGTATTTAAAATACTCGCTCGTTCCTTTTCGCCCATGCAACCGCACCGCAATCTGCCCCTCTTTTAAAAGCTGCTTCATCTCATATTCACTCAAACTTCGCTTGTTCCAGCGCAAAAACGTGTTCGAGTAAACCCGAAACCGACACGAAGCATCTGCACTAAACACATAATCATCGTTAATATCCCGCTCTTTTTTCGCATGCTCACACGTATAAAGATTGACCTTTTGACCTTGAATCGTCAGCTTTTGCGAGATCACCGCACCACCGCAATACGGACACTTGCCAAGAATCATTATGCACCTCAGTTTTGATTTATGAGGGTATAGTAGCAAAGTAGTGAGTGAGAGGCTGAAAATATTTCAGAATGAAAGATTATTTTAGATTATTTTATTAATATGATATGATTTAATAAATTTGAATTGCTAAGGAAATCAGAGTATGGAAAATCAATACCCAAAAGCTATTGTTAGTGCTCCTTTAAAGATTGGAGATACAGAACTACTTTGTGCTGTTTTAGATGATGAAAAAAATACTAGGATTATTAGTGCAAGTGCTGTTTTTGGAGCTTTTGAGAGACCGAGAAAAGGACAAAATAAAAGACTTGAAATTGATAGTTTTCTCGTACCTCCTTTTTTGGCAGCAAAAAAATTTAGAACCTTATATGAATCAGGATTTGCTCAAAATACTTCAACAAGTAGAATACTTAGATGGTACAAAAAAAAGTTAAAGGGTATGATGCGAGGATATTACCTAAGATTTGTTCGTTATATTTAGAAGCTAGAAGAGATAAAAAACGTCTTAACATCTTCACAAGAAAAAATTTGCAATTAGAGCTGAAATTTTACAGTCTGCATTCTCTGAAGTAGGTATTGTTGCTTTAGTTGATGAAGCGACAGGATTTCAACATTCAAGAAAATATGATGCGTTACGTTTATTATTAGAACAATATATCAATGATGGTATTCAAAAGTGGGTTAAACGTTTTCCAGATGAGTTTTTTCTCTTGTTAGATAAAATTTATGTAAATCCAGCTACATCATCAAGAAATAGACCAAAATATTATGGGAAGTTTATTAATAAATATATTTATGAACCAATTGAAAGAGGATATCTTAAATCAAAACTTGATGAACTTAATATCAACGATGATAAAACTCGCAAAGCAAGATTTCATCAATGGTTGACAGATTTTGGTGCAAGTCAACTAACTTTGCAACTCGGTAAAGTTATGTCAATGCTAGAATTTTCTCCTAATTTAGATAAATTTAAGGAAAATATTAGAAGACAACAAGGTCTAACTATACAACCTAAATTATTTGAAGATTTATAAAATTAAAAAAATATCAAAAGTAGGATAATAAAAATTTATTATCCTACAAAAACCTCTCCACAAAACGATCCAAATTTTCATCGCTCAATGCTCCTGAAACACGCTCGACTTCTTTACCATCTTTAAAGACAATGAGTGTCGGGATAGAACGAATTTTAAAACGTGAAGCTAAAAATTGCTCGGCTTCGGTGTCGACTTTGGCGAACAAAACGCGAAGCGGGTATGCTCGTGCGGCTTGTTGGAAAGTGGGAGCGAACATTTTGCAAGGCGCACACCATGGTGCCCAAAAGTCTACAATGACAGGAACATCGGTACTTTCAATGACTGCTTCAAGGTTGTCGCTGGTGAGTGCGATAGGGTGTGGGTCGAGCAAGGAAGCTTTGCACTTACCACAGTTGACTTTTTTGTAAACTTCTTGTTTAGGGACATTGTTGGTTGCAAGGCAAGAGGGACAAATAACTTTCATGGGTTATCCTTTCGTTGCGTAATCTTTAAGTGCTTGGAGAATCTCGGGCTCTATTGCCCACTCTTTACCATCAACGGACATGACAGACTCTCGTTTGATGCCATCCACTGAGCCTTTGGATACGATAAAGGCAAGGTACTGCTCCACCTCTTCAAAACTCGGTAAAACGTTTACATGTAAAACTCTTTCAAGTTCTGCAATGAAGCCATACCCACCCCAGTTTGAGACCGAAGCGATCATCGGGTAGTCACATGGGATGACACAGTAGTCATAAAAAAGTTCTTTATTTTTCAGCACAGCAGCGAAGCTTCCCATGCCGACTTCGTTACCACCATCTCCTATACCAAAGCTAGGAGCCGTTTTACTGCCGAGTTTGAAAAGCTCATCCACAGGCGCGGTAAACTCTTTGATATCAACACCGCGAGAGTTGAGGTAAAGTCCTTCGTGGTTTTGACCGCAACGCTCGATGGAAAGATGTGCTACGGGTTTGTAGGTGTCTAAAAGTATCTCATACTCTTGAGTCTCCAGTCCCTCAATCGGGATGTAGAGAGTTTTGATATCGAAAAAATAATCCTCACAAAAACTATCGGTGATGATAACGGGCGTGTAGCCAAGTTTTTCGAAAGCTTTTGCAAGAAAGTAAGCACCTAGAGGACCATCGGTTTCAGCGTAACCAGCGACGTAAAAACCTGTATAAATGAAAACAACACCTTTGTCTAGTTTTAAAAAAGCATTAACGGCATTTTTTGTGTGTTCATTGGGAAAGTGGGCTTGAATTTTGTCCATATTGCGGGTGGAGTGTTGAAGAACGATCTCTTCAATTGTATGAAAATTGCGCATGAAAGCCTTTACATGTAAAAAATTTACTGGAAAAATTGTATCTAAAATTTGATACAATTTAACCAAAAAAAGGGATTAAAATGTATCCAAAAGAGTTACGATCTAAAATTGCTAAAGGTGAATTTACACGACCAACAGCAGGTGAATGTCCTGGGTATATCCAAATGAATATGGTAGCCCTTCCAAGAGAGTACGCCAAACGTTTTGAAGCGTTTGCAAAAGAAAATTCTAAAGCAATTCCTGTATTGGAAATTATTCATGAAGGACATCTCTCCAAGGTTTTGGCTCCGGGAGCTGACATTTTAAATGAAATTCCCAAATACAACATTTTAAAAGATGGCGTTGTGGTTGAAACCGTGACGGATATAACACCGTATTACAATCCTGATTTGGTCTTTTTCTTGATTGGGTGTAGCTTTTCGTTTGAGACGGCGCTTATTGAAAATGGTATGCCTCTACGTCATGTCGATCAGCAAAAAAATGTCGCCATGTACCGCACGAACATTGCCCTTAAACCCGTTGAAGGTTTTGCCGGTGAAATGGTGGTCAGTATGCGCCCTATCAAAAAAGAAAAAGTGGCAGATGCCTGTGTTGTCACCAGCCATTTTCCTCGTATGCACGGCTCACCGATACAAGTTGGGTATCCTGAAATGATCGGCATTAACGATGTTTCAAAGCCTGATTATGGTGATGCGATTGAAATTAAAGCCGATGAAATTCCACTCTTTTGGCCATGTGGTGTCACGCCTCAAAATGTCATAACCGCCATGAAACTTCCGTTTGCGATCACGCATGCCCCCGGACATATGTTTGTAACGGATAAAAAAGACAGCGAATATTACGAATAGAATTACTGCACAAATGCTTCTTGAAGCGTGTGAAACTGGTAGGTTTTAACCACTTCAGGAAGTTTTTTCTCTAACATCGTTATCCCTTGAGGTTCATTCTTGTTGCCATGAATGAGAATGAAACTTCCTGCTTTAATGGGCTCATTTTTTGCAATCCACGCATTGGCCGACAAAGGAATTAAAAAATAGGTCTCACGAAGCGCTCGCATCAATTTTTCATCAGCCACAAGGCCTGGAAAGCGAAAAAAGACCGAGGGTGTGATACCTTCTTCTAAGAGTTTTTTCTCAACTCCAAGGATTTCTGCTTTGACATCGGTGTTTACATGTAACATAAAATTTTCACGCTCAGGAAGATGTGGGTCATAAAAATGTGTGTGTGTATGGTTTACCCATGTTATCTGTAAAAGGGGGTTGTTCACAAGGGCAGTAAACTCTTTTTCATGGTGATCTTTCCATGCGGAGCTTATGGCAATAGCAATCGGTGTTGTGCCATTTTGTTTGGTTAGCTGTTCTATAAAATCACTTTCATACCCCTTTTTAGTGGAAGGGCAAAGATCCATTGTCAGATAGATGGCTTTATCTTTTTCAGTGGTTGCATGGGTTGCGCCCCCTTTTGTCGCTAACGCAGTTGCGTTAGTGAGTTGTTGTGCAAAGGGTGTTTTTGAAAAATTTTCATCTAAAGGCATCAATCTTGAAGCATCGAGTGAGAGGACTTTGGTTTGCAGGGTTTGTGTGTTTGTCGTCAGATAAAAGGTTACGCCACTCAGTTCAAAACGGCGTGAGATAAGGAAGAGAGTGTCATTCTCTTGGTATTGTTTGACAAATATTTCATAGTGTTTAATATACTCAACGGCAGACAATGGAAGCCAACACAGCATTAAAAATAAAATGAGTCGCATCATATACATTCCTTTTACTAGAATTTTAGCTCTTTTTTGAAAAAATATGATTATAATTTTGCTAATTATTGTCTAGGCGGTGTTTGAGTTTTCAAACGGATTTGAGGGCTGTAAGGCCTAAGCGAAATAATGAGAATGAGAGAATGACGGTCAACGAAGCAGTTTTAGAGATGCGGTACAGTGGAATCCCTGAAGAAGATATTGAGGCGATTCTCGAGATTTGCAAGAAGAAGGGTTTAACCCCTCAAAATATCGATAAAGAGCTTGAAGCTAAAGGTTTAGATAAAGTTTTTGAGCTTGAATACGATGCAAGCGAGAGTTGGTTTGAGCGTGGAGCAACCAGTAGTGCTCCTTCCCATAAAGCACCAGCAAAGCAGGGATTAGAAAAGGAAAAAAAGTAGATGTCAAAACAGATAAAACAGATCATTGAAGAATATTACGATGTCCTGTGGAATGAGAAAAAGCTCGACCAAGCGAACCGTTTTTTAGACCCTTCCCTCAATTTTAGAGGTTCTTTGGGTATGAGAGTTGATAGCATCAATGGTTTTTGTGATTATGCAAAGATGCTTTTTAGTGCGTTTCCCAATCTTTACCATGTGATTGAAGATATTGTCATTGAAGGCGATAAAGCTGCCGTAAGACTTGTTTATACGGCAACACACTCTGGAAAACTCTTTGGATTTGAACCTACAGGAAATCGTATCCGTTACTCTGGAGCGTGTTTTTTTAAATTTGAAAATGAAAAAATTGTCGATGCATGGGTTTTAGGAGACTTAAACGCATTGTATGGGCAGCTTAATGCCATTGAACATCGTTAATTTTTGCCTCTTTATGTGCCATCATTGAATGAACGATTAATGTCGTCACGATGATGGCTCCTCCCATCAATGTATTGATATGCGGTTTTTCATCCATGAGTATCCACACCCAAAAAGGTGCAAGGACGGGTTCAATAATCGTCAAAAGTGCCACTTCAACAGAGGGCAAAAACTTTGTCCCTATCCCAATAAATGCACGTGAAAGTGGTGTAAGCAACGCTCCCATAAAGACAATAATCCAAAGTGAATAACTATCGGGAACAATAATCGGTGCTGTAACAGCGGCTAAAAGTGAAGCAATGAGTGCTCCTGTCCCAAAACAGGCAAGGCGGTTAGCCTCTTTATCTCGCTCTAAAACGGACAACATCGATACAAAGGCAAATACACAGCCAAAAGCGTAAAGATTTCCTTCCATATTTCCAAGTTCTAAGTCATTGAACAAAATAATAGAAAGCCCTATAAAAACAAAGAAGATTGCTCCAAAGGTACGGCGTGGTGTTTTTTGTTTAAAGAAGATAAACGCAATCATCGCACTTACCAATGGTCCGGTACTTAAAATAAACACGGCACTGGCAACGCTAGTATGTTTGATGGCGAGAATAAATAAAAGATTGCTCAGTCCTATACAAAATCCACTCCATAAAATGGTAGAGAGATGATTCTTATAGATGGAAACGATGTTGTTTTTATGCCTCGACAACAAGGTGATATTCATCGTTAAAAACATACACAGCCCAAAGTAAAAGGTAAAATTTTGAGCAGGCACATGCGTCATCTTAATCAGGGGTGACTCAAAACTCATAAGAAGCATGCCTAGAGTTGTAATCCCAAAGGCTTTTGTGTAGGTCATAGGATTACTTCGTTTGATTTTTACGGAAATTGATGTAGAGTTTTTCGATTTTCTCTCGTGCCCAAGGAGTTTTACGGAAAAATTTGAGGCATGAGTTGATGCTAGGATTGACATGAAAACAGTTCATGCGTAGCATTTCATCGAGTTTTTCCCAGCCATAATGTGCTTGCAATTCAGTGACAAGCTTTTCGAGCGTGACACCATGAAGGGGATTGTTGTTATTGTGTTCGTTGTTATTCATGTATTCCTCAAAATTTAAAGCACCAAAGGTGCGCGGGCTTTGTGCCGAGCAAAACCCAGTGTTAACGTAGTCTTTAGAGCTTTGCTTTAAAGACGTATTAAGAGTTTTGAAAAAACTCTATCCCTTTTTACATGTAAAGATTTTCTCTACATGTAAAAAGGTTTAATTACGTTCTACGCTAAGTCCTGCATAGCTTTGAACGGTTGGCATAATCTCAATGCGATTGACGTTGATATGTGCTG encodes the following:
- the trxC gene encoding thioredoxin TrxC — protein: MKVICPSCLATNNVPKQEVYKKVNCGKCKASLLDPHPIALTSDNLEAVIESTDVPVIVDFWAPWCAPCKMFAPTFQQAARAYPLRVLFAKVDTEAEQFLASRFKIRSIPTLIVFKDGKEVERVSGALSDENLDRFVERFL
- a CDS encoding polysaccharide deacetylase family protein — encoded protein: MMRLILFLMLCWLPLSAVEYIKHYEIFVKQYQENDTLFLISRRFELSGVTFYLTTNTQTLQTKVLSLDASRLMPLDENFSKTPFAQQLTNATALATKGGATHATTEKDKAIYLTMDLCPSTKKGYESDFIEQLTKQNGTTPIAIAISSAWKDHHEKEFTALVNNPLLQITWVNHTHTHFYDPHLPERENFMLHVNTDVKAEILGVEKKLLEEGITPSVFFRFPGLVADEKLMRALRETYFLIPLSANAWIAKNEPIKAGSFILIHGNKNEPQGITMLEKKLPEVVKTYQFHTLQEAFVQ
- a CDS encoding dienelactone hydrolase family protein, which codes for MLFMCATLSFAKEGFVTYVVDGKTYEGYYTTPSDEAPLVFIIHDWDGLNEYEMTRAKMLNALGYGAFAIDLFGQGVKPVTLEEKKALTNALYNDRAKMRKLLDAGYQAAKKEGANVSNAIGIGYCFGGAALLEMARMGTPLKGFAVFHGGLATPTGEDYTKTKGFILVLHGSADESVSLDEFTGLAKELEKTKLKHEMITYSGAPHAFTVFGTDRYREDADKKSWRRLVEFLGEMLSK
- a CDS encoding DUF4392 domain-containing protein, which translates into the protein MRNFHTIEEIVLQHSTRNMDKIQAHFPNEHTKNAVNAFLKLDKGVVFIYTGFYVAGYAETDGPLGAYFLAKAFEKLGYTPVIITDSFCEDYFFDIKTLYIPIEGLETQEYEILLDTYKPVAHLSIERCGQNHEGLYLNSRGVDIKEFTAPVDELFKLGSKTAPSFGIGDGGNEVGMGSFAAVLKNKELFYDYCVIPCDYPMIASVSNWGGYGFIAELERVLHVNVLPSFEEVEQYLAFIVSKGSVDGIKRESVMSVDGKEWAIEPEILQALKDYATKG
- a CDS encoding EAL domain-containing protein; the protein is MGNSVNNDQEQQDKIKFLTQELLRVQKNLVEQFYTDSLTRLPNLYQLRHDLEEGSDFTLIIANIDNFKLLNDFYGFVVGDFILESFAKSLKTELNEVPVYRIAGDEFAILVGKRMSFYLLKNYLTHLSKQLTHLKYAYAQTEIYVDCTLSSSASFTSDDIFSKVNMALKYAKKEQLKFWIYEDTMNFSQEYESNLKYATKVRKAIVDFSGIVPYFQPIIDNKTNEIIKFEALSRLVDEDGAIHSPHNFIPVAKMIKVYDKITMAIIDKSFQVFESHAYDFSINLSFEDIINQDIYDFIICKLRDSNMGHRVTFELLESEKVNDFNKVIHFFNEIKRYGAKVAIDDFGSGFSNFSYITKLSPDFIKIDGSLIKDIDQDKNAQIIVETIVDFSKKLGIKTVAEFVHSSTVLSTVKQLGIDYSQGYFIDMPSPHILK
- a CDS encoding P63C domain-containing protein produces the protein MQKWVKRFPDEFFLLLDKIYVNPATSSRNRPKYYGKFINKYIYEPIERGYLKSKLDELNINDDKTRKARFHQWLTDFGASQLTLQLGKVMSMLEFSPNLDKFKENIRRQQGLTIQPKLFEDL
- a CDS encoding DMT family transporter, whose product is MTYTKAFGITTLGMLLMSFESPLIKMTHVPAQNFTFYFGLCMFLTMNITLLSRHKNNIVSIYKNHLSTILWSGFCIGLSNLLFILAIKHTSVASAVFILSTGPLVSAMIAFIFFKQKTPRRTFGAIFFVFIGLSIILFNDLELGNMEGNLYAFGCVFAFVSMLSVLERDKEANRLACFGTGALIASLLAAVTAPIIVPDSYSLWIIVFMGALLTPLSRAFIGIGTKFLPSVEVALLTIIEPVLAPFWVWILMDEKPHINTLMGGAIIVTTLIVHSMMAHKEAKINDVQWH
- a CDS encoding VF530 family DNA-binding protein, whose protein sequence is MNNNEHNNNNPLHGVTLEKLVTELQAHYGWEKLDEMLRMNCFHVNPSINSCLKFFRKTPWAREKIEKLYINFRKNQTK
- a CDS encoding putative hydro-lyase; amino-acid sequence: MYPKELRSKIAKGEFTRPTAGECPGYIQMNMVALPREYAKRFEAFAKENSKAIPVLEIIHEGHLSKVLAPGADILNEIPKYNILKDGVVVETVTDITPYYNPDLVFFLIGCSFSFETALIENGMPLRHVDQQKNVAMYRTNIALKPVEGFAGEMVVSMRPIKKEKVADACVVTSHFPRMHGSPIQVGYPEMIGINDVSKPDYGDAIEIKADEIPLFWPCGVTPQNVITAMKLPFAITHAPGHMFVTDKKDSEYYE
- a CDS encoding ester cyclase encodes the protein MSKQIKQIIEEYYDVLWNEKKLDQANRFLDPSLNFRGSLGMRVDSINGFCDYAKMLFSAFPNLYHVIEDIVIEGDKAAVRLVYTATHSGKLFGFEPTGNRIRYSGACFFKFENEKIVDAWVLGDLNALYGQLNAIEHR